Part of the Aptenodytes patagonicus chromosome 2, bAptPat1.pri.cur, whole genome shotgun sequence genome, AATCTCTCAGCTATCTGGAACACCCTGGGTAGTTTACAGCATTACAGCCATAAAACACTAAGAGCTCTGCTTCATATACTTTAGAGTTTAAGCTGTTTTCCCTCCTGTTTCAGGTTGTTTGGTATTTTTGTCAATAAAAGTGAAAAGCAACAAGCAGAATAAAAGCCAGTACTTAAAGATACTGTCAAGTCTTCACCGTTTGCTCAGTTTTATTAATTGGTTGTTCACACACACATTAGCACTGCAATCTTCTTCAAGGTCTAGTCACTCCAAAATTCAGCAGCAAGGTAATTAAGTACGCCTTACCTTCAGAATTATTCTAGTGTCTTCTTTACTAGAGCCTCCATCTACTCGAGTCACTCTATATTCCAACCACTGCTGAACGAcagctttctcttctgcagtaCTTCCAAGCAGTTGGTCTTTCTTAGCCTGTTTAACCAGGTGGGCAGCTATGGTCATTAAACCTGTCAGACCAGGACCATTGTTTGTTTGAAGAACAGGAACCTAGAAGACAAAACAGAAGTGTAATACTAAACAACTGATTCAAAAAGCAGTCTCTATAAGAATAGCTATTGTTTTTTTATAGTACTTCAACAGGATCTTAAAAGCAATATATCAGAATTTAGAAGTATTCATACTAAAGGTAGTAACATCAAAAAAGTGTATGTTCTCTTTTTACTCTTCGGggtggtttattttcagtttttacagaagaaatgtatttaacACACGCACGTGGACAAACCAAGACACCTTTAGCTCCAATTAATCAAATTCTGCCAATATTAGCAAGAAATAGTATTGCTTGTTCTAATACTAGCAGAAATCTTATTAACtaatttttaactcattttcaaATTCAGGACTCTAACTTAAGATTGTAAGGTTAGTAGCATCCAGTTTCTCTCTGGGCAGATCACAGTAGCCAGACTTACTGAAATGCTTATTCATACTCACTGTTCTATTGCCAAATACTCTGACAGAAGTTAGTAGTTCACTGGTAACAGGGGAGGACAACACAACACACCTCTAGTTTTAACCATGTATTTGTTAGTGACGTTACCATGTGTTGAACTGTGGGAAAGGAAACTGAACCGCTAAGAGTCAGAAATGAAGTGAATGAATTGAAACTCACTGCAACAGACTAAAGCCCATTCAGTCATTTATGACATCAAATGACAGAAGAGAAACTGATTAAAATGCATTACTTTAcgggtttttttaagtgtctgaCCACACAGAGGCCTGTGTTCAGATTTAATTAACATAAGATGCAAGTTGAAAGCATAATATTCACCTTGCAGTCGTATCAAGAGCCTTCGACTACTATTCAATTTTTCCATTGAACATGCAGTCAGAAAAACTACAGACAGATCTAGTTACTTGATTTTTCAGACTTACGCTTTACAGTAATAGCATTAAAATACCAGTTGGGTTGTTAAATAATTAAGCAAGCTTTTGCAACCAAAGAATATATATATTGCTGTTCAGGACTCTAATCATAAACAGTAAATAAAGTcaagagaaaaacatacaaaaacctAAAGCAACCGCACAGCTTCTTTTCTCTGTCGTTCTTCTCCAAGAGAATCACGTAAAGGCCCTCACACATTTGGACACCCTCCGCCCCACATTACATTTTTCATGCCTCAGGTGCCTCTTAAACCACGGAACTTAACGTTTCCGTAAGAACTTCAAAATATCAAGGCATCTACTTTAAAAGAGCAAAATACTTAAGAGCAACAGTTCTTTACTGCAGACCTATTTCTGATCTTAACAACGTATCTTTTTCACATAATTTAGCCACACCAGCACAGATATAACTTGCACTGGCACcaggaaaaggcagggagaaggagagtGGTGTAAGAACAAGTACATTTTAAGCCGACATCCCTCCAACGACACACGATAACCCTTCTACGGGCAGAGGCAAGAGGTTTCCAGGACCTACGAGTAGGTAGCGAGGCCCTACGGCCACAACTTAAGGCGGGTGGCGAAGAAAGGGGTTGAACGAGAAAAGGTGAAACCCCCTGCTCAAGGGGAAAAGCTGACCGTGCGGGGATGAGCAGCTGAGGCCGACAccgggcccgcccgcccgccccggagAGGAGGGGGTTGGGGGGCCCCAGACACCGtcgcgccggcggcggggggaacCGTCGCCAGGGGACGgcgcagggccgggccggggaggcgggaggggaaGCGGCGAGGTAAGAGGCCGTTGAGGAAGGGGGTCAATGAACGCCCGCGCGCGCCGCTGCCCGCTCCCGGCCCCTCCTCGCTCCCTTCACCTTCCGCTCCCCCTGGACGCCGTACTTGTTCCCTTCCGGCAGGCCCAGCAACTTCTCCAGCAAAGCCAGCTCctccgcgcccggccccggccgcgcggCAGCTGCCATCTTTGGCGGAGGACCAcctgggaaaggaaggtcagccaccgccgccgccactTGGCAACAACCGCCAATCCTATTGGAAGACACAGCCACCACGCCGCCAGAGGAACCGTCGCTGCTATTGGCCTGAACGGGCCGGCCAACCAATCAGACGCTCGGCGCAGCCGACGCGTGCGCTGAGCCGGGCTTTGCTTTGAAAccccgcgggggcgggggaaAAAGCTGCGGATCCTTACAGGCGCATGCGCAGCCGCGGAGACACGTTCCCCCGCCCACGTGGCGGTTTGCGCATGTGCACGCCGGGGGCGAAGCACGAGGGGGCTAAGCCACGCCCCCAGGGTGTGGCCTCCGCCGGAGGGCGGGGCGAGCTCTGACggagcgccgggccggggccgcctccccggggGCAGCAGCCTGGGCGGCCGTGGAGGGGGCGGcttcccggccccggccccggccccagcccggcgCGGGGCGGGAAACATCGACGGCCGGGCcacccggcggcgggggccgagcAGCCCCGCGACCTCCCGGAGCAAGGCGCTCCCCGGCCCGCGCCCGCCGGCCGGCCCTGCCAGAGTCGGTTCATAACTCGGGATGGAGACAGCCGCCCTTTCCAACGGAAATAACGGCGGCTGTCTTCCCGGGAAGGGGCGAGAGCTGTTGACGGTTTTGTCGCTGTGCCTCCGACGGAGGCAAATAAAAGGAGGAGAGGCGGCGGCTTTCCCGATGCCGGCGCAAGCCCCGCGCAGTCCTCGCTTGGCAGCGCTACCGCCCAGCCCTGGGGTTTCTCGGTTGCTGGAGAGGTGGAGGGGCGACCCGACGCCCAGGGGTCCCCGGCTCCCGGCGTCCTGGCCTGCCCGGTCCCTCGCTGCCGCGGCGGGCTTCTTGGTTCAGCGGGTGGCTTAAGGCAACTGCAGCCCGCTGTCTTGCGGCGCGTCCGGGGAACGCCGGCGGGCTAAGGAGGCAGACGCGTCTCTCCCTTCCCTCGGGTTTCCCGGGGACCAAGGCTAATGGCGTTGCGCTGCCTGGCCATCCGTTTACCGGTCCTGCCTTCCTCCACCCCCTAGATTTTGAACTTGTTGTCCAAGCGTCGCCAAATTTAGCGGAGGAGCTGGGGTTTCAGGGAGAGCTGCGTTACCAGCGATGCTGTGAAACGAAGGAAGGAAGGTCACGCAGAACCGAGCCATTACACGCGCCGATCCAGGGCatcaaaggaagaggagggataGAAGTAGGGTTAAGAAAAGCCTGTTAATGAACGGTGGTTAATGATAGTAATGCAGTTAAGagataaaaaaccacaaaatctgAGCTGGCCATGAAATAGCCTGATTTAACTGCACGTTAGTGTATTTGAGATTGGTTAAAGACATGATTTAACCACCTTTCTAACTGCAGATACTCTGCCGCGGATGTCATACCTCTACGTCTGATCGTAAATGTTAGAAATCAAAATTTTAGATTGGCAGGTCTATTTGTGCAGTTCTTGATAGAAGACCATTAAATACCAAACTAGCATTTTACCAAGAACAACGAGCTAGTCTTGTCCTGCTACTGACAATTTCAAAATACGCGCTCAGGGCTATCACTGCGTTAGTCATCTTAAATAAGATGATCCTGACAAATGTCCTGGTTCTTCAGTGAAACGGTTTGTCTTGATACGAGGTGACATTTAGATTTGTACCTTCTGTTGCAGAAAAAGTCTGAAAGTGGCCACGGAGCCTTCCTCTGGGTGGGGAGCAATTCTGAAACTGTGAGTGGATTTTTAAGCTTTTGCAGGAATTTGTCCAATCTTTTATATTAACACCTGCAaagcacttcatttaaaaaaaataattgctctgCCTTGAAACTGGCATTGCTCtttgcaaagttttttttaattcttcagctcCTTTGCTGCAGCAGTATTTTGAAATGCGAGTGTTCCAGCTGTGTTCCGGTGTGATATCAATGAATGATGTAAAATTGTACAGAAAGCCTTCGTTTTCAGTGGGGAAATTGATAGAAAAGTTTTTAAGGGCTAGTTGATTCATTGTTGAAAGGTTTCACTTTCAATAATGAACCATCTATCAGTAAATATACACCTACATTTACAGGTCATTTtatatctttattatttttaaatgctttggaaCCTAGAAGGTGGGACAGATCAGTGTGAAATATTAGCATCGATGGATTGCAATATCTATCAGTAACAATAAAAAGAAGGTTACGATTTCAGATGAAAagataaagctcttttttttttttggctttcctcCCACCTCAAAGTTTTAAAGTCCTTGGAAGGGGAGACTTTATAAATTAGGTGGAGGAGAATAACTGCTTACGGTTGTGTAGCAGTTTTCCCTTGATAACAGTGCTTAGCAgtgtctctctccctttccttttccgtGCACAGTTCCCCCCTCGTTCCATTAGGTGGAGCTTTGTGATTAAGACTGCAGAAGAAACTTGCTTCAAAGTGCAAAATAATTTACCATGGAATGGCTGGGGGAGGAGGCGAACGAAGCCTACTTTGCTTAGAGGTATCAGTGTCCTGTACGCAAGCTCGATacacaaaaatctgaatcaaGACCCTCACGCACAaggaaaataacttgaaaaattgATTCTGTCAAACGGAGCGCTGCTCTAATCTGCTGTTATCATAGTCAAGTTCCAAACCTAAAATACCTTAGGTTATAAATTAAATGTCAAATATAATTAATTTGGCACTTGAAAAATGAAGTGGATGACTGTCCTTTAGAGAAAGCCTGACAGCTTTATGTATGTCACATTGGTATCTGTTAAAACGAGCTTTACATGCCAGACGATCCTTGCGTGAATCATATTGCTGTTAGCTGTACCAGAATTTTGTCAATGTAATAAGTCTCAGAACAGTTTTCTCCTTAATTGTCTGAAGCTTTTGCAAGACAACATAAATCAAGTGTCATCTGCCTCATCTGTGCAAAATAATGGTTTTATCATACATCAAATAAGCAATTTATTTCTTATTCATTACTAGAGAAGTTATTGTTGAATATTTACATACAAATCTATATTTTATACAAATGGAGAATGTTTTCTGCCCTGTGCCTTGGACACActgcagttacaatttgaatCCAGTTTTCCTTCCACCTTCTTCAATTCAGCAGCAGCGGCTGTCGTCCTGCAGTACCCTTCCACAGCGAGGTCCAGGTTATAGCTGCACGTAGCGCTCCTTCCTCAGCCCACTGCCCCTACGCATGGAGACCCCCTCTTGcacgccctcctccccttgccccaaACCAGAAGCAAGGAGGGCTTTCCTCACTTTTTGCATTTGGTGTCCCTGCTTTGCACAATGAACTACACTAGCCTTTACGCTTATTTATTCACAGGTACCCCTGGGGAAGTGGAGAAGGCGGGTTTGCCCAATGGACACTTTTACACagttgttgaaataaaaatatcaataaaCCACATTATTTCCCACTAATAGGACCAGTAGGACCTTCCTAATCCAAACCTCATAAAAATTCCCCAAGCAAAGATTTAATAGCAGAGTGCTGCAGCTAGGTTTCATTGCTGTAgtttcacatttaatttttaaatgcatgtaacAAACTGGCTAAACGTTTGTGACTCATACCCTTTATACTGTCTGATCTACAGCCTGTGTGAGCGGAGATATTCCTTTAGcaggagggcaaaaaaaaaaggggggctgAGACCTTGCTGCTGTTACTCCGCTCGTTGAAATGAGGGAAATGTGTGCAGTCAAACTAAAAGATCCAGACTTGTTCCTGGTCCCTGCGGTGGCTGAATGAAGCAAAGatgaaattggctttttttttttttcaagttctctTGGAAAATTGAACACACGAAAAGAATGATTCTTGTAACAGCCGTCTGTCCTCTGCTTCAgcttcccttttcttctgctcaACCCCGTGCTGTACAACAGAAACACGAGCCCCAGGTCCGTGTTAGAATTTAGCCATTCTTGTATGTGTCAGGCAGAAAACAACTTAACtcaaaagcaatattttaaaccTAAGAGGCAGgataattttatctttttgtctCATTTCCACTAGGTCACACTGACAAAAGGACGTCTAGTTAGAAGCCTTTCTGCAGGCAATGACTCAGAGATGTTACtgtcccagcagccagcagctcATTTTAGCCTAAGTGCGTATCGAaggaagcagggaagggaaagttGCCGTGATATTACTGCTGTGATAGTGCAACACCAAAAGTAGGGCAAGGGAGACTTGTCATACTCCTGAGAAGACTGATCTCACGCACGTGTATGGCTGAATTTAgcaaaatatgcatatatttatattcatTGAAGTCGGAGCGACAACAGGATCCATCACTGACCGTTACAAAATTGACTtaattctttttgtcttctgttccaTGGAAGATGACTGCAAGTCACAGCGCTGCCCAGGCATTACAGTGATTTAAGGTCATCATCTTAGTTGCGAGGCAGTGCCAGATCCACAGGCAGGATAGCTGCATTACTGCTCTGCTGCATAAAAGCTAATTAGCCCAGGTAGGAGGCAATTAGCTCCCCAGTACTGTGCCCGTTTTTAATGTGTTCCCAGAGCTGACTCGGTTGTTCATAGCTCAGAGTTCCCTGAACTTTGACTGTTACAGACGTGTCTGTGTTTGGATCTCAAAAGCATTGTGACTCGGTTTTGAGATTAAACAACTGTTGAACATGGGTGTGAGTTTGAGTTTGATagttccaaaataattttgactaTTTTCCACGGATTTGGAGACCAATCAGCAAAGAGTGTGtatgtattcatatatatatgaatCTATAAAAAAAGTCTCATTGATGTTCCTTTGAAGTGTTTTTTGTCAGAAAGCCCAGGTAACTTTATTGTTTAATAAGGAAAGAGGCAACTCTTAGGCACTGATTGTCGCAAATTTGATTTCCCTGACACAAGAAAATACGGACCTGCACGGAAAATTTACTGAGATATCCGTAGAGGCATATTCTACTCTCAGTTCCATCCTTGTTTCTTAAGTCAAATTTACTATCCTTTATTACTCAGTCGCCTTCCAAGTTAGAAGATGTcgttaaagaaaaacaatagaaattGATGGGTGTACGGAAATGAAGAATTACGGAAAACGGCTGACTGTTTGGCACAGAAGGGAACAAACTGATGCCTGATACACTGATCTGAACGCTGGGGTTCGGTGTGGCAGAGGACCACTGGTTTTCTCAGCGGTTGTGCATATCTAGCACAAGCAGTTCTGTTCCTGAGAGACAGCTAAATAGACGAAGCAgataactgattttaaaagtagTATACCTAGACCACTACACCTAGTTCATCATGTGTAAATGTGGTACATTTGGTTGTTGAAAGTGtaatctgctgcttcttttacAGCGAAGTAAGCGCTGGGTTTTGTCTGCTGTGTTTTTGAGAACAAACGTGATCGTTGTAGCTGAATCGCTGCTGGCGAGCTGTGTTTGGGGGGTGTGCCCTATTTACATAATGCAGAGTCCCGGGATGAAAAGGCTAAGCTATTTCAGCATACTCTATTGGTAACGTGCCACGTTAGTCCAGACTAATTCTGTTCTTTGTTCTCCAGCTATCGCTGTGCTGAGCTGGAAATATGTCCTGAACATACACTAGATGGCAGGCGGGTCAGGTGGCTGGAAACGAGCCTTGCCCATTCATCACACAGCCTTCTCTCCTGCCTCCAAAAGATCAACTGGTCTTCCTCAGGCCTACACAAAAGCACCTTTGGCTCACTCTGCTGGATATGAGCGTGCAGTCAGTGGACTAGAAGCTGATCTAGCCCTCTGCCCACAAGATGCTAGGCCACGTTGTTTCCGACAgatttgcttttgccttttaGCCGACAAGGAGAAGATGCCCAATCAGTAACAGCTCGATCAGTAGCAGCTGTTGTTGAGAATAAGGCTTGTGTTAGAGAAGTGGATGTGTAAAGAAGCACTGTCAGCACCTGAGGCAGGCTCTGATGGCTTGTCTTCAACAGTAGACTCCTGTATTTGCCCTGCAGGAGATGATGGCAGCTTGTCGCAAAATTTTTGTAGCAGGACATCTTTCCAATGCTCTGTGTTTGCCCCAGGATGAAAGATGCCCTCAACATTGCCCTTAAAATGGCTCTCTTGTTGTGATGCCACCATGCACAGCCTTGAATACATCAATGCTTACTGTAGGATCTTTTGGGAGCTGTCGTGGCACCAGGTCAAATTCAGCCCTCGTGTAAACTGGTGTGGTGCTCGCTTGACCCACAGCTCTGTCAGTGTAAAAGAAATGCTGTCAGCTTTCACCTCTCCTGATGTCCTTGAGGAAAGGATGGATTTGAAAGGAGATGTCACATCACTATCAGATTATGCTAATGTCATAGGTGAGTCTCACAGGGCTCTAAGAgtaaaccacattttaaaaatagtctttcCAGTAGTTTTTATTCCATTAGTGCTATTCGTAGGAATGCCATGAGTGGTCATCgattgctttttccccctcaaacAAAGAGTTTCCTCAGCGTTGAGTTGCAATCAGATGCATTTAGGACTCCTGCTATGGTAGGTGAATTCCTGACCTGGTGCACCTCTTCTGATTTTAATTACCAATTAATCTCTGGATTTTAAGGACACAACTACTCTACAGTCAGACTCATGCTAATGTAGTTATTAGCACAAATAAAACAAGTCTATACTGAGGATTATAGGGAGTTTGCTTTATCTGTTGCAGGGCTAGAGCACTTCCATAGAAGCAAGATAGTTTTTGTTGCCAGTTCATCTAAACCTACTCAGCACACCTCTAGACAACAAATGGtggaaaacttgcttttttcctagGCTTTTCTCTGGAGTAAACTACTACTGCTTGTGGCTCTGATTCAGCTGAGAATTATGGAGAAGTAGATGCTCATGTAGCTTCAATTGCCTTATTCACCGAGTCAGCTAGTAAAACAGTTGGGACTCTTGAGAAGAGCAGTGGGAAAATCTCAGTTTGAATAAACAGACATAATTAGAAACTAGGAAGTTTAAACTTCAGTTTATAAGTGGCTCTAAATACAGTGGTCTTTTGCGTTCCAGACAGATTCATACTGAGGTGGGTTAAAACCACACCTGGATGCTGTACTATtgcactgtgtgcagttttgcATAACTAATTGCCAAtcccagcagctcctctgccccCCCTTTCATTCCGTCCGTCTGCACTGATGACACAGTTATGCAAAATCATTCAGAGAAACACCTTGTTTTGGAGGCGTGTTGGATGAAATAGCAACCCTGACGGCTCTCCAGGGTGGGTACTGCCTATATCGCTGTGTATCTGATGCATTGTGGTCGTTAATTGTTGTGAGAAGATTCTGCCTCTACCTTTATGCTTCTCTCCCAGATGAAAAGCCTTTATGGCCTTCAGTATTGCATCTTGGAGCATTTAGAGAATGCCGTAGTCAAATCagtaacagaaaaagaggaaTCAGGCTTCAGTTACTGATAATCGAACCATATGACACTTCCTAGAGTATCTGTACATTTTCTCTAATAGGACAGGAATGATCCAATACTACACAcaagcacatttttcttttgatctttctGATTCAATGAGGAACCACTCAATAAAACCAGGAAATgttgcagaacagaaaaatgagaaaaaagtaaTACAGACTTGACACAGTGAATAGGCAGGT contains:
- the EEF1E1 gene encoding eukaryotic translation elongation factor 1 epsilon-1; translated protein: MAAAARPGPGAEELALLEKLLGLPEGNKYGVQGERKVPVLQTNNGPGLTGLMTIAAHLVKQAKKDQLLGSTAEEKAVVQQWLEYRVTRVDGGSSKEDTRIILKDLNIHLEDKVYLAGNIFTLADILMYYGLHRVMVDLTVQEKEKYLNVSRWFNHIQHYPGVRQHLSNVIFIKNRLYTNAH